The following coding sequences lie in one Melopsittacus undulatus isolate bMelUnd1 chromosome 9, bMelUnd1.mat.Z, whole genome shotgun sequence genomic window:
- the EDEM1 gene encoding ER degradation-enhancing alpha-mannosidase-like protein 1, which translates to MQWRSVLLGLLLLRLALQALLALLPALAPGLCLRRRFPFTFPPPPGAAGSSHWGSLLWRGGDGGGGAAAGGDEYERRYSGAFPPQLRARLRDAARGMFVFSYDSYMQHAFPRDELDPLHCRGRGPDRGDPSNLNINDVLGNYSLTLIDALDTLAVMGNSSEFQKAVKLVIDTVSFDKDSTVQVFEATIRVLGSLLSAHIIITDTKQPFGDMTIKDYDNELLHMAHDLAVRLLPAFENTKTGIPYPRVNLKNGVPPDSNNETCTAGAGSLLVEFGILSRLLGDSTFEWVARRAVKALWSLRSNNTGLLGNVVNIQTGHWVGKQSGLGAGSDSFYEYLLKSYILFGEKEDLEMFNDAYQNIQNHLRRGREACNEGEGDPPLYVNVNMFTGQLMNTWIDSLQAFFPGLQVLIGDVEDAICLHAFYYAIWKRYGALPERYNWQLQAPDVPFYPLRPELVESTYLLYQATKNPFYLHVGMDILQSLEKYTKAKCGYATLHHVVEKTKEDRMESFFLSETCKYLYLLFDEENPVHKSGNKYMFTTEGHIVSVDERFRNSLWQDILPGEEDGSGKIKPNELKAVNFSSNCNRVPDERRYLLPLKSNYMRQIDRMVGLI; encoded by the exons ATGCAATGGCGCTcggtgctgctggggctgctgctgctgaggctggCGCTGCAGGCGCTGCTGGCGCTGCTGCCCGCGCTGGCGCCCGGCCTCTGCCTGCGCCGCCGCTTCCCCTTCACCTTTCCGCCGCCGCCCGGCGCCGCCGGCTCCTCGCACTGGGGCTCGCTGCTGTGGCGGGGCGGCgatggcggcggcggggcggcggcggggggtGACGAGTACGAGCGGCGGTACAGCGGAGCCTTCCCCCCGCAGCTGCGGGCCCGGCTGCGCGACGCCGCCCGCGGCATGTTCGTGTTCAGCTACGACAGCTACATGCAGCACGCCTTTCCTCGGGACGAGCTCGATCCGCTGCACTGCCGCGGCCGCGGACCCGACCGCGGGGACCC ATCCAACCTCAACATCAACGATGTCCTGGGGAACTACTCGCTGACGCTGATCGACGCGCTGGACACGCTGGCG GTAATGGGAAACTCATCAGAATTCCAGAAAGCCGTGAAGTTGGTGATTGACACAGTTTCATTTGATAAAGACTCAACAGTCCAAGTTTTTGAGGCAACAATCAG GGTTTTGGGAAGCCTGCTTTCTGCCCACATAATAATCACAGATACCAAACAGCCTTTTGGTGATATGACCATTAAGGATTATGACAATGAATTGTTGCATATGGCTCATGATCTAGCAGTAAGATTACTTCCGGCCTTTGAGAACACCAAAACTGGAATTCCGTATCCTCGG GTCAATCTGAAGAACGGGGTACCTCCAGACAGCAATAATGAAACCTGTACTGCAGGAGCTGGTTCCTTGCTGGTGGAATTTGGGATCCTTAGCAGGCTGCTTGGTGATTCCACGTTTGAATGGGTGGCCAGGAGAGCTGTCAAAGCACTCTGGAGTCTCAGGAGCAATAACACTGGGCTGCTAG GAAATGTCGTGAATATTCAAACTGGTCATTGGGTTGGAAAGCAAAGTGGATTGGGAGCAGGGTCGGATTCATTCTATGAATACCTTCTGAAGTCTTACATCCtttttggagaaaaggaagacttGGAGATGTTCAATGATGCTTATCAGAACATTCAGAACCACTTAAGAAGAGG TCGAGAAGCTTGCAATGAAGGTGAAGGTGACCCTCCTTTGTACGTTAACGTAAACATGTTCACAGGACAGCTGATGAACACATGGATTGATTCTTTGCAAGCATTTTTTCCTGGACTACAG GTATTGATAGGAGATGTGGAAGATGCTATTTGTCTCCATGCTTTTTATTATGCCATATGGAAACGATACGGAGCTCTCCCAGAAAGATACAACTGGCAATTGCAAGCACCGGATGTTCCATTTTATCCACTAAGACCAGAGTTAGTGGAATCCACATATCTTCTTTATCAG GCCACAAAGAACCCGTTTTACCTTCATGTGGGGATGGATATTCTGCAGAGTCTGGAAAAATATACAAAAGCAAA GTGTGGCTATGCCACATTGCACCACGTTGTAGAGAAGACAAAGGAAGATCGAATGGAGAGCTTTTTTCTCAGTGAAACATGTAAATACTTATATCTG TTGTTTGATGAAGAAAATCCAGTGCATAAATCTGGAAATAAGTACATGTTTACTACTGAGGGACATATTGTGTCTGTGGATGAACGTTTCCGTAACTCACTGTGGCAAGACATCCTCCCTGGAGAAGAGGACGGCTCAGGAAAAATTAAACCTAATGAGTTAAAGGCAGTCAACTTCAGCTCTAAT TGTAACAGAGTTCCTGATGAGAGGAGATACTTGCTGCCATTGAAGAGTAACTACATGAGACAGATTGATCGAATGGTGGGCTTGATCTGA
- the ARL8B gene encoding ADP-ribosylation factor-like protein 8B → MLALLSRLLDWFRSLFWKEEMELTLVGLQYSGKTTFVNVIASGQFSEDMIPTVGFNMRKVTKGNVTIKIWDIGGQPRFRSMWERYCRGVNAIVYMVDAADREKIEASRNELHNLLDKPQLQGIPVLVLGNKRDLPNALDEKQLIEKMNLAAIQDREICCYSISCKEKDNIDITLQWLIQHSKSRRS, encoded by the exons ATGTTGGCGTTACTGTCCCGGCTGCTGGACTGGTTCCGCTCCCTCTTCTGGAAGGAGGAGATGGAGCTCACTCTGGTGGGGCTGCAGTACTCGGGCAAGACCACCTTCGTCAACGTCATCGCG TCAGGTCAGTTCAGTGAGGATATGATTCCTACTGTGGGCTTCAACATGAGGAAAGTTACAAAGGGTAATGTTACAATAAAG ATCTGGGATATAGGAGGGCAACCACGATTCCGAAGCATGTGGGAGCGATATTGCAGAGGAGTTAATGCTATTGT CTACATGGTAGATGCTGCAGATCGTGAAAAAATAGAAGCCTCTCGAAATGAACTGCACAATCTCCTAGATAAGCCACAGTTACAAGGAATCCCT GTTCTAGTACTTGGAAATAAGAGAGACCTTCCGAATGCTTTGGATGAGAAACAGCTAATTGAAAAGAT GAATCTTGCTGCTATTCAAGACAGAGAAATCTGCTGCTACTCAATTTCTTGCAAAGAGAAAGATAATATAG aTATCACGCTTCAGTGGCTTATTCAGCATTCAAAATCAAGAAGAAGCTGA